A part of Primulina eburnea isolate SZY01 chromosome 10, ASM2296580v1, whole genome shotgun sequence genomic DNA contains:
- the LOC140842403 gene encoding uncharacterized protein isoform X4, giving the protein MNRGYFADMAEMKQHGGKIAMANKIIIPASAAAKFPMLDVNYSDGSSLKLPITSAGNDANTPKLNVAKVTLLCLSFRSSSQPMIDSWSLSFLDTFGHSGDVQLYEISFIDSWLLSRNPIKKLLLKIMRKPKPGGTKDLLQRQIVYYSFGDHYYFRKELRILNLLTGYIFLIDKMGRIRWQGFGSAKQEELLSLLPAHTQIKQS; this is encoded by the exons ATAGCAATGGCAAATAAGATTATAATTCCAGCAAGTGCAGCTGCAAAATTTCCTATGTTGGACGTGAACTACTCCGATGGTTCTAGCCTTAAGCTGCCTATAACCTCTGCTGGGAATGATGCGAATACACCCAAGTTGAATGTAGCTAAAGTGACATTATTGTGTTTGTCATTTCGTTCCAGCTCACAG CCTATGATAGATTCTTGGAGCTTGTCTTTTCTTGATACTTTTGGTCATTCTGGTGATGTTCAGTTATACGAG ATCTCCTTTATAGATTCATGGCTATTGAGTCGTAATCCTATCAAGAAACTACTGCTGAAAATCATGAGGAAGCCAAAACCTGGAGGAACGAAAGACCTTTTGCAAAGGCAGATAGTTTATTATTCATTTGGTGATCACTATTACTTCAGAAAAGAGCTTAGAATATTAAACCTTCTTACTGG GTACATATTCTTGATTGACAAAATGGGTAGGATTAGATGGCAAGGTTTTGGTTCAGCAAAACAAGAAGAATTGTTATCCCTTCTTCCTGCACATACGCAAATCAAACAATCATAA